A single window of Watersipora subatra chromosome 9, tzWatSuba1.1, whole genome shotgun sequence DNA harbors:
- the LOC137403667 gene encoding uncharacterized protein isoform X1, with translation MRYDYDIFHTPGKDMFIADLLSRPNSGAVCDEFQLFSERIQSISVDVSRKIERRTEVPEVVALYGPFLSDSCRDYIRRFAGESLSYPIRKATPASLSYFHRLSFVWTMFRVQTIVRCDGVSSKKDNHDQ, from the exons ATGAGATATGATTATGATATTTTTCACACTCCTGGAAAAGATATGTTCATTGCTGATTTGCTTAGCCGTCCGAACAGTGGTGCTGTTTGTGATGAG TTTCAACTGTTCTCTGAACGAATACAGTCAATCAGTGTTGATGTCTCCAGGAAGATAGAGAGGAGGACTGAGGTGCCCGAG GTGGTAGCCCTCTATGGGCCTTTCCTCAGTGACAGCTGTCGAGATTACATTAGACGGTTTGCAGGAGAGAGTTTGAGTTATCCCATTAGGAAA GCGACCCCTGCTTCTTTGAGCTATTTCCACAGACTTTCATTTGTTTGGACAATGTTTCGGGTGCAGACGATTGTCCGATGTGACGGTGTCTCTTCGAAGAAAGACAACCATGATCAATAG
- the LOC137403666 gene encoding ciliary microtubule associated protein 1A-like has product MTWNPTKPRGPIAAMYSSPGPCYALPGLIGQPGHDIRSVHFRGPAYPFGLKRAKFTDDCSPGPAHKPDPMIYRDGKDGTPHYSLSSRNKNLKTLNVPGPGAYAPEISGQQAHFRHPAYSFGTRHRQRRSDNVPAPNNYTLPTMLSKTYQSGKPQAACYSLVGRKKVGSFHEDLKKTPGPGAYNTTKPSTYKDKSPEYSMVSRNPMPGDTTQKPGPGAHTPCHPTKIKSAAPLYSFGIRHTQYEAPLIVEVRE; this is encoded by the exons ATGACTTGGAACCCGACGAAACCCAGAGGGCCAATTGCTGCAATGTATTCAAGTCCTGGGCCGTGTTATGCACTCCCTGGTCTTATAGGACAACCTGGTCATGATATTCGAAGCGTACATTTCAGAGGACCCGCTTATCCATTTGGCCTGAAGAGAGCAAAATTTACGGATGATTGTAGCCCTGGGCCTGCGCATAAACCTGACCCTATGATATACCGAGACGGAAAGGATGGCACCCCTCATTATTCGCTCTCCAGCCGAAACAAGAACTTAAAAAC ACTAAACGTACCAGGTCCTGGAGCCTATGCTCCGGAAATTTCTGGACAACAAGCCCACTTTAGACACCCAGCCTATTCATTCGGGACAAGGCATAGACAAAGACGCAGTGATAATGTGCCTGCACCAAACAA ttacaCCCTTCCCACAATGCTGAGTAAAACCTATCAATCAGGTAAACCACAGGCCGCTTGCTACTCTTTGGTTGGCAGGAAAAAAGTTGGTAGCTTTCATGAAGACTTGAAAAAG ACACCAGGACCAGGAGCGTATAACACAACAAAGCCAAGTACTTACAAAGATAAGTCTCCTGAATACAGCATGGTGAGCAGAAACCCCATGCCAGGAGATACTACCCAGAAACCAGGACCCGGAGCCCACACTCCCTGT CATCCGACTAAAATCAAATCAGCTGCTCCACTTTATTCATTTGGAATTCGTCACACACAGTATGAGGCTCCTTTGATAGTAGAGGTCAGAGAATAA
- the LOC137403667 gene encoding uncharacterized protein isoform X2 — protein MRYDYDIFHTPGKDMFIADLLSRPNSGAVCDEFQLFSERIQSISVDVSRKIERRTEVPEVVALYGPFLSDSCRDYIRRFAGESLSYPIRKKTNWSSCLRWSRTS, from the exons ATGAGATATGATTATGATATTTTTCACACTCCTGGAAAAGATATGTTCATTGCTGATTTGCTTAGCCGTCCGAACAGTGGTGCTGTTTGTGATGAG TTTCAACTGTTCTCTGAACGAATACAGTCAATCAGTGTTGATGTCTCCAGGAAGATAGAGAGGAGGACTGAGGTGCCCGAG GTGGTAGCCCTCTATGGGCCTTTCCTCAGTGACAGCTGTCGAGATTACATTAGACGGTTTGCAGGAGAGAGTTTGAGTTATCCCATTAGGAAA AAGACAAATTGGAGCAGTTGTCTTAGATGGTCCAGAACCAGCTGA